The following coding sequences lie in one Cyanobacterium sp. Dongsha4 genomic window:
- a CDS encoding Nif11-like leader peptide family natural product precursor, with protein sequence MGKEAVEQFFARIPEDDDLQQKLVSILQADIDHRQETAKLAQEYGFEITAEELSEEVQKRQEEFAQRQENGELSEEELESVAGGLSFPGTFSFPSPIPGTFPFPGPRPGPIPLPKPKW encoded by the coding sequence ATGGGCAAAGAAGCAGTAGAGCAGTTTTTTGCTAGAATTCCTGAAGATGATGACTTACAACAAAAGTTAGTTTCTATTCTTCAAGCAGATATTGACCATCGCCAAGAAACTGCTAAGTTGGCACAGGAATACGGATTCGAAATTACTGCTGAAGAACTTTCAGAGGAAGTACAAAAACGACAGGAAGAATTTGCACAGCGCCAGGAAAATGGAGAATTAAGTGAGGAAGAATTAGAAAGCGTTGCTGGTGGTTTATCTTTCCCCGGCACATTTAGTTTCCCTTCGCCTATCCCAGGCACTTTTCCTTTCCCTGGGCCAAGGCCTGGACCTATTCCTCTCCCTAAACCAAAATGGTAA
- a CDS encoding cupin domain-containing protein has protein sequence MSIDDFDFAKLIAPIDLNTFINEYWEKKPLIISRNQKKYYKDLLSVEDLDSILQYSKLKPPEIRVVKNQQDFLPDRYVKADGSLNLNQLYKAYYEDHTLVVNGLQNFWKPLAIYCQKLQNFFNHGVIANLYLSPKDSKGLSPHYDTHDVFVLQVDGSKEWQVHQCFQPVPLLGSFQPVIPENSLPKLLHTVCLQPGDLLYLPRGFVHHAATQESFSLHLTLGIYPTQWLDLMVNALTMLALKNQDLRKALPIGFLDKPEMLGEIKEQFDQLLQTFAEKSSIDEAMELINDQFIHKITPIPDGHFQQVNLVDAIAPDTLVVKREGMRCRIVKKGFSISIQFPGNSINGGLHYREAMEFVAKQKEPFTPQMLPDSLKEEQKTQLVSRLIRGGLLKTLQD, from the coding sequence ATGTCTATAGATGATTTTGATTTTGCTAAACTAATTGCCCCCATTGATTTAAACACATTTATCAATGAATATTGGGAAAAAAAACCTTTAATTATTTCTCGTAATCAAAAGAAATACTATAAAGATTTACTCTCGGTAGAGGATTTAGACTCAATTTTACAATATAGTAAACTGAAACCTCCAGAGATACGGGTGGTGAAAAATCAACAGGATTTTCTCCCCGATAGATATGTGAAAGCTGATGGTAGTCTTAATCTTAACCAACTTTATAAAGCCTATTATGAGGATCATACTTTAGTTGTTAATGGCTTACAAAATTTTTGGAAACCTTTGGCGATTTATTGTCAAAAATTACAAAACTTTTTTAATCATGGGGTAATAGCGAATCTTTATCTATCTCCAAAAGACTCAAAGGGTTTATCCCCCCATTACGATACTCATGATGTCTTTGTTTTGCAAGTGGATGGCTCAAAAGAATGGCAAGTGCATCAGTGTTTTCAACCCGTGCCTTTGTTGGGAAGTTTTCAACCTGTTATTCCTGAAAATAGTTTACCAAAATTATTACATACGGTTTGTTTACAACCGGGAGATTTATTATATTTACCCAGAGGTTTTGTGCATCATGCGGCTACCCAAGAAAGTTTTTCCCTTCATTTAACTTTGGGTATTTATCCCACTCAATGGCTTGATTTGATGGTTAATGCTTTAACAATGTTGGCGTTGAAAAATCAAGATTTGCGTAAGGCTTTACCTATTGGCTTTTTAGATAAGCCCGAAATGTTAGGAGAAATTAAAGAGCAGTTTGATCAATTATTACAAACTTTTGCGGAAAAAAGTTCTATCGATGAGGCAATGGAATTAATTAATGATCAATTTATTCATAAGATTACCCCAATTCCTGACGGGCATTTTCAGCAAGTTAATTTAGTAGATGCGATCGCACCCGATACATTAGTAGTAAAAAGAGAGGGCATGAGATGCCGTATAGTTAAAAAAGGATTTTCTATCAGTATTCAATTCCCCGGAAATAGTATCAATGGAGGATTACATTATCGAGAGGCAATGGAGTTTGTAGCGAAACAAAAAGAACCATTTACCCCCCAAATGCTTCCCGATTCATTAAAAGAAGAACAAAAAACCCAGTTAGTTAGTCGCTTAATTAGAGGGGGTTTACTGAAAACACTACAAGATTGA
- a CDS encoding type 2 lanthipeptide synthetase LanM family protein — protein MKLENHYLETTLNFIHNQASSINERLTYHWIPNISDSSQSQVEENLNLWCHIVTKGDKEKFEQRLALEGFTLDKISLILAEGTFSPDTPLPEWLITLKKVIQKAENLELSQLPENLINSTKIPFEPIYTPFIQVAWDKLRQRTKFNLDLLNNNSLVILEQQLINQLAYLCTSVLLEEFKSFRSSGNEIKEFMLTQLQGSKSNNKYKQFLDNLLSDNLVSFFEKYSVLGKLSAILINYWVEANQEFITRLNNDLPEIERLFSSDKPLKQVIDIQVGLSDSHERGRSVIALKFDTGLKLIYKPRNINLDVNFYQFLNWFNQESNLISLKTIKVIYRDNYGWIEFLSSLPCNSEQEARNFYYRYGMLVCLTYALEGSDFHFENLISHGDNPMLIDLEGLLQPRTKANNDDNGISLTKGAESSIASGSAVQHASTASVGKLIQESVFRTFLIPIEYSFLNDDVNVNVGGLAVEEEKKIKQIAINNINSDAMNLGFKEVVFTQRNNLPVLNNVTLSPKDYLEDIVQGFKETYEFLLKKQELLLSEKSPFLLLKNQNTRYLFRNTSTYNTILSNSYHPSLLKSGIKRSIALDVLSRAFLGMKNPEKLLPILRTELREMEDLDIPCFTSNTSIDGVYVGKGEMVADMFEKPSFESLMTRFKNFSHEDLERQVQMIRSAFYAQLVKQPQPISLISTDDYSQKQNLSLSDSTSTSLNQELLFRQVVKIAEDLEKNACCAADPEAIALTTSSEAQRNSLMSTDEGITWLSLEYRAKTNGFRFPGLNPGLYDGNSGITLFLSALYKITQDERWKNLTDRSLKTIQNNIQQLTKYPKIQERLVKKTGISGTRGICSIIYSLVKISELLQEPILLEDAHSLTALITPDLIKKSSFSVIDGLASSILGLLALSETELASASIKSHTLEIAKECGEYLFQYQQTDNNKNIKTGFAHGLAGISYSFFRLFALTDDKRFLEAGKQALQQEQNFFSPIHKNWADDSSENAVFNVSWTNGASGIALSRLGISHIYNDSLTQEDINNALETTQKYCFGEVDNLCWGNFGRLETLLVASKKLNQPSLLKFSHQGVNSLLSRAESTGNFQLFSGLPPLIFNPSFHHGSSGIGYQLLRFAHPDLLPSILLWE, from the coding sequence ATGAAACTGGAAAATCATTATTTAGAAACAACATTGAACTTTATTCACAATCAAGCTAGTTCAATTAATGAAAGATTAACTTATCATTGGATTCCCAATATTTCCGATTCTTCTCAATCTCAAGTGGAAGAAAATTTAAACTTATGGTGTCACATCGTGACAAAGGGTGATAAGGAAAAATTTGAGCAACGTTTGGCTTTGGAAGGCTTCACATTAGATAAAATTTCATTGATTTTGGCTGAAGGAACTTTTTCTCCTGATACCCCTTTACCTGAATGGTTAATTACTCTAAAAAAGGTTATACAAAAAGCTGAAAATTTAGAATTATCGCAATTACCAGAGAATCTTATTAATTCGACTAAAATTCCTTTTGAGCCTATTTATACTCCCTTTATTCAAGTGGCTTGGGATAAATTACGTCAAAGAACAAAATTTAATTTAGATTTATTAAATAATAATTCTTTGGTTATTTTAGAACAACAATTAATTAACCAACTTGCCTATCTCTGTACATCTGTTTTACTGGAAGAATTTAAGAGTTTTCGTTCTTCGGGAAATGAGATTAAGGAATTTATGTTAACTCAGTTACAAGGTAGTAAAAGTAATAATAAATATAAGCAATTTTTAGATAATTTACTTTCAGATAATCTCGTTTCTTTTTTTGAAAAATATAGTGTTTTGGGAAAACTAAGTGCTATATTAATTAATTATTGGGTGGAAGCTAATCAAGAATTTATTACTAGGTTAAATAATGATTTACCTGAAATAGAAAGACTTTTTTCTTCAGATAAACCCTTAAAACAAGTTATCGATATTCAGGTTGGTTTATCAGATTCTCATGAAAGAGGAAGGTCTGTTATAGCATTAAAATTCGACACAGGATTAAAGTTAATTTATAAGCCCAGAAATATTAATCTTGATGTAAATTTTTACCAATTTTTAAACTGGTTTAATCAAGAGTCTAATCTTATATCTTTAAAAACAATTAAGGTTATTTATCGTGATAATTATGGTTGGATTGAGTTTTTATCGTCATTACCTTGTAACAGTGAACAAGAGGCAAGAAATTTCTATTACCGTTATGGAATGTTAGTATGTCTTACCTATGCTTTAGAGGGTTCTGATTTTCATTTTGAAAATTTAATTTCCCATGGTGACAACCCGATGCTGATTGATTTAGAGGGTTTACTACAACCGCGAACTAAGGCAAATAATGATGATAATGGTATCAGTTTAACAAAAGGAGCAGAAAGTTCGATCGCTTCGGGATCTGCTGTGCAACACGCATCTACTGCATCTGTAGGAAAATTAATTCAAGAGTCTGTATTTCGCACTTTTTTAATACCAATTGAATATAGTTTCCTCAATGATGATGTCAATGTTAATGTTGGTGGATTAGCAGTAGAAGAAGAAAAGAAAATAAAACAAATTGCAATTAACAATATAAATTCCGATGCTATGAATTTGGGCTTTAAGGAAGTAGTTTTTACACAGAGAAATAATTTACCAGTCTTGAATAATGTTACTCTTTCTCCCAAAGATTATTTAGAAGATATAGTTCAAGGATTTAAGGAAACTTATGAGTTTTTACTAAAAAAGCAAGAGTTATTATTGAGTGAAAAAAGCCCTTTTTTATTGTTAAAAAATCAAAATACTCGTTATTTATTTCGCAATACAAGCACATATAACACGATTTTATCTAATTCTTATCACCCTAGTTTACTTAAATCAGGTATCAAGCGCAGTATTGCCCTAGATGTTTTAAGTCGTGCTTTTTTAGGGATGAAAAATCCAGAGAAGTTATTACCCATATTAAGAACAGAATTAAGAGAAATGGAAGATTTAGACATTCCCTGTTTTACTTCCAATACTTCCATAGATGGAGTTTATGTGGGTAAGGGGGAAATGGTAGCAGATATGTTTGAAAAGCCAAGTTTTGAATCTTTGATGACTAGATTTAAAAATTTCAGTCATGAGGATTTAGAGCGACAAGTACAAATGATTCGTAGTGCTTTTTATGCCCAATTAGTTAAACAGCCTCAACCTATTTCTCTTATTTCTACTGATGACTACTCTCAAAAACAGAATTTATCTCTATCTGACTCTACCTCTACTTCTTTGAATCAAGAGTTATTATTCAGGCAGGTAGTTAAAATTGCAGAAGATTTAGAAAAAAATGCGTGCTGCGCAGCAGATCCCGAAGCGATCGCACTAACCACTTCTTCAGAAGCCCAGAGAAACTCTTTGATGTCAACCGATGAGGGGATAACATGGCTCAGTTTAGAGTATCGAGCAAAAACTAATGGTTTTCGTTTTCCGGGGTTAAATCCGGGCTTATATGATGGTAATTCAGGAATTACTCTTTTTCTCTCTGCCTTATATAAAATTACACAGGATGAGAGATGGAAAAATTTAACCGATAGAAGTCTAAAAACTATACAAAACAATATTCAGCAACTAACGAAATATCCCAAAATTCAAGAAAGACTGGTCAAAAAAACGGGTATTAGTGGCACAAGGGGAATTTGCTCAATAATTTATTCCCTAGTTAAGATAAGCGAATTGTTACAAGAACCAATATTATTAGAAGATGCTCATAGTTTAACTGCGTTAATAACTCCTGATTTAATCAAAAAGTCTTCTTTTTCTGTTATTGACGGGTTAGCCAGTTCTATTTTAGGTTTATTAGCACTATCGGAAACGGAATTAGCCTCAGCATCGATAAAATCTCATACTTTGGAAATAGCGAAAGAGTGCGGAGAATATTTATTTCAATATCAGCAAACAGATAATAATAAAAATATCAAAACAGGTTTTGCTCATGGTTTAGCTGGTATTAGTTATAGTTTTTTCAGACTATTTGCCCTTACCGATGATAAACGTTTCTTGGAAGCAGGAAAACAAGCCCTTCAACAAGAGCAAAATTTCTTTTCACCTATACACAAAAATTGGGCTGATGATTCTTCAGAAAATGCAGTATTTAACGTTTCTTGGACGAATGGAGCTTCTGGGATAGCTTTAAGTCGTTTAGGTATTTCACATATTTATAATGATAGTTTGACTCAAGAGGATATAAATAACGCCCTAGAAACAACGCAAAAATATTGTTTTGGTGAAGTAGATAACCTTTGTTGGGGTAATTTTGGACGCTTAGAAACTCTGTTAGTTGCCTCTAAAAAATTAAATCAACCTTCATTATTAAAGTTTTCCCATCAAGGGGTTAATTCTTTACTGAGTCGGGCAGAGTCAACAGGTAATTTTCAATTATTTTCTGGTTTACCTCCTTTAATTTTTAATCCTAGCTTCCATCACGGTAGTAGCGGTATTGGTTATCAATTACTGAGGTTTGCCCATCCAGATTTATTGCCATCAATTTTACTTTGGGAGTAG